The genomic region CTTTTTATATAATTTTTTTGATAATGCCATATTATCCCCCCAATATTATAATGTCAAAACAATTATACTATTTTTAACATTATTATTCAAATGTAAATTAAAAATTTTCGTAAGAAAAAAATGATAAAATCAAAGTAAATCAAAATTGTGAGGAGGTAATTACATGAGAAGTATATTACAAGATTTCACTCCAGAATTTTTAAAAATATTAAACAAAGACAAAATATATTGGTTTGAAGGTTGGAAAGAATATAAGCAAAGCAAACCTAAAATTATCAGAGAATATGAAAAAAAAGAAAATTTAACAGACGAAAAAATAAAAGAAAGATTAAACGCAATTACAAGAAAAGAATTTGATATGTTTAAACAAGACTGGGAAAATAATTTTTTAGAAATAAAAAAAGAAATGGTAATGAGATTATCTAGAAATGCTAATCACTACCAATTAAAAAGAGGTGATTTTGTAGTATTTATAATGGGACTTCTTGGATTAAATTCGCATTATTACATCGAAACATATTATGGAACCGTTATTTTAGTTGATTCATTTTACCATTTTCTATATAAAAAAGATATTAGAGAAACAATAGATAATGCAATATTAGAATTCATAAATAACACCCCTATTAATCCTAAAAAAGCTCTTTTTGCTAAATTATTATCTCAAATAGAAAAATATATATACGATAATAATGACAAAAATAAGGTAATGGAAAGAATTGTAAAAATTTTATACGAAAATGTGGACTATTATAATTGGGTAGGATTCTATTTAACAGACAAAAATGATAAAAATATGTTAATACTCGGCCCTTATTTAGGCGAGCCTACTGAACACATTAAAATTCCTTTTGGAAGTGGTATTTGCGGTCAAGCTGCTTCAACAAAAAATACTTTTGTCGTACAAGATGTAACAAAAGAAACAAATTATTTATCCTGTAGTGAAAAAACAAAATCTGAAATAGTTGTTCCTATATTAGACAAAAACGGAAATGTGTTTGGAGAGCTGGATATAGATAGTCATAAATTAGAACCTTTTACAATAGAAGACTCCCAATTTTTAGAAGAAATTATTAATTTATTCGTTGAAAAATTTCTTTAATTTTGTTAATTTTTATTTTTTTAACATATTCACAAAATCGAGAATAAAAGCTCATTTAATAGAAATATTTCTTAATGAAAGTAAAAAAATATTAAAATTATTAAATTTAGGATTATGCTAAAATTCGTTTTTGATAATAATTACATTGATTTAATTCCTTTGTTCACTAAGTTTTAAATCTCAACAAAGTTCATAAAAATTTTTCTTGATTATATATGTTAAATCTGATATCCTATATAGTGCTAAACATTCTTTTTATTTTTTTGGTCAGGGGGTAATTGGT from Marinitoga aeolica harbors:
- a CDS encoding GAF domain-containing protein, coding for MRSILQDFTPEFLKILNKDKIYWFEGWKEYKQSKPKIIREYEKKENLTDEKIKERLNAITRKEFDMFKQDWENNFLEIKKEMVMRLSRNANHYQLKRGDFVVFIMGLLGLNSHYYIETYYGTVILVDSFYHFLYKKDIRETIDNAILEFINNTPINPKKALFAKLLSQIEKYIYDNNDKNKVMERIVKILYENVDYYNWVGFYLTDKNDKNMLILGPYLGEPTEHIKIPFGSGICGQAASTKNTFVVQDVTKETNYLSCSEKTKSEIVVPILDKNGNVFGELDIDSHKLEPFTIEDSQFLEEIINLFVEKFL